In Pristis pectinata isolate sPriPec2 chromosome 7, sPriPec2.1.pri, whole genome shotgun sequence, the sequence AAACTACGCAGGATTATGAGTGGCAAGGCTGATTCAAGAAGGCTTCAAGAGGATTTAGACAAGCTAGATGAGTAGCTGAGAACATGGCAAATAGAATGTTATGCGGAAAAATtacattcaaaacaaaagcagaatatttattaaatgacagatttggaaatattgatgttcaatGGGATCAGGGTATTACTATAGACAAAGTCATTGGAAGCTAACATGCAAGTCCAGTAAGTAATTAGAGGAATCGTGCTGTtttgtgagaggatttgagtacaggaggaaGGTAAAATACAgttagggtcttggtgagaccacaactacgttattatattggtttattattgtcacttgtaccgaggtacagtgaaaaacttgtcttgcataccgatcatacaggtcaattcattacacggtgcagttacattgagttagtacggagtgcattgaggtagtacaggtaaaacaataacagtacagagtaaagtgtaacagctacagaggaagtgcagtgcaggtagactataaggtgcaaggtcataacaaggtagattgtgaggtcaagagtccatcttatcatataagggaaccgttcaacagtggggtagaagctgtccttgagcttggtggtacgtgccctcaggctcctgtatcttctgcctgacgggagaggagagaatgacccgggtgggtggggtctttgattacggtggctgcttcaccaaggcagcgagaggtaaagacatagtccaaggaggggagtttTGTAAtactttgcattttctttcagaGAAAGTACTTGCCAAAAAGGgagtgtagcaaagattcaccagattggttccgtGGATGCAGGTTCACtatatgaggagggattgagtcaaTAAGTGCTGGATTCTGTAGaaatttagatgaatgagaggtgatctcagtgaaacttgcaaaattcttgcagggcttGAAGGTaggatgcaggaaggatcttttcctggctgagtctagaaccagggatcgtCGTCTCAGAATGAGGAGTGGGTcatttaggactgggatgagaagaagtttcttcattcagCAGGTGGTGAATAGTTGGAAGtctttaccccagagggctgtgaggttcagtcactgagttaattcaaaacagatacagatagatttctagatattaagggaattgagggatatggggatagtgcaggaaaatggcactgagttaGATTAGCCCCAATCTTGATGAaagatggagcaggttcaaaggatcagatggaaaattactacaccttattcatttttttatgtGTCTCtcaattttgaaatattattaaatatttttggtTTCAGCTCCATCGATTTTTGGATGAGTATATTATTGGTCAAAACCAAGCAAAGAAAGTTCTCTCGGTGGCAGTCTACAATCACTATAAACGACTTCACAATAATATTCCACCTGATGTTGCACAGTGTTCTGAGGGATATGGTGACGGCTACTCCAGCTCTTCGAGAGGCaggttttctctttttattaatcAGTCCCTCAGTTGAGGGTtattccactccagttctgtgggttttgatgtGGCCAATGAGGTAAATGTGTGACCCAAAACTCCGTCGTAGCTGGGGAAGGAGGTGTTTGATTGGGTGGGGAGTATAGGAGGTGGTACTCTCCTTTTCACATTTGCACCGGGTTCCTGTGTGctcctgctgaaggaactcaaggtTCCCAGTGCTCTCCTAGATGCTCCTTCATTTTAATCAGTcacaggccagagattcccacaaGTTGGTTCGAACATCGAACaataccgcacaggaacaggccctgtctgtgccgaccatgatgccaaattaaactaatcccatctgcctgcacatagtctgtatccctccattccctgcctgttcatatgcctgtctaaatgcctcttaaatgctgctatcatatctgcttccaccacctcccctggcagtgtgttccgggcacccaccactctgtgtgtaaagtaaaataacttgccctgtaaatctcctttaaacatctccCCTCTATACTcgccagtatttgacatttccaccctggggaaaaagtctgactatccaccctatctatgcctctcataattttatatacttctttcaggtttcccctcagccagCAGTATGTTTTCCAGAAGGTCTGCAATGGTTCTAGAAGTTTGCTTACCACCAAATACTTaagggcaataattgctggccttgacCTTGCCAATGAGGGCCATATCCCAAAAACTAAATACGTTTAGATGAAAGTGTATCAATGAATCTTCTGTAATAGGTTTGGAAGTTGTAGCAGTCATGGTTGATTACCCGTGCATTAGTAGTGAGTTTGGGCAAGAGTTTGGATTAGTAGGTAAGAGATGGGGACATAGTAAATTAAATGAGCCTTAGTTTAGGGTGGTAGTTGGTAGAGTATGTCTTTGGGAAATTGAACTCGCTTTGACAACCAGAGTCATAGCAGTAAACTTCTACTTGTATGACCTCTCTGTTCTTGGGGCTACACGTCAGGCCACTGCGTACTCCCATTCCCTTCTGAACATTTTCCCATCTGTAGACTCGTAAGATGTACATCTTTTCATTCCCACAGAACTACTGCACTTCCAAGGATTGATTCCACCCTCGGCTTATTTATCGCAACAACCAGTACGACAGAGAAATTTTCGAAAGAACTTTGACTCAGTTAATGATAGTCTTCACCTGGACAAAAGTAACATCATTCTGCTTGGACCCACAGGCTCGGGTACTGATGTGttgtaaattattttttgtttcagttgtgCACTACAATATGAAGAAATCTGCCCATGAAGACTAGTTTGTATTGTTTGGTTAAAAATGAATCTGACatttataataattttcatttttgccAAATTAATTTGCTGTTTCTCTCAAAACATCCCAAAATCTTCAATTAATTATTAAAGtaaaagcagagcagccatttaaCATAGGACAACATCCAAGGCTAATGTGATGAATGGATCAGTCATTTCTCTTTACGGCAGTATTAATTGAGGGAGGAATGTTATCCCAGTTAATGGAAGACTCACTGCAGTACTTTGAACAGTATGAGACTTCTTTCATGTTGATCTGATCAGGGAGATGGGACTCCCAATTAACATTTGATCTAAATATTAACCCATATAGATTAAATGTTTTTGTTAGGATGGTGGATAGAGAATTTTCATATTGCATTCATATTTCATAAGTGAATGggagttttaaaagaaaatgtacttGATATTGTGGTGGAAATTGACCTGTGCAGTTCATAATGATGCAAACATCATGTTCAATCTTGCGCATCTAGTTTGCTGGTTTCATGCTGCATTTACTGCAACCTGCATTATTGGTTGGCTGCACACAGGTTCCTCATTTGGAGATGAGCAGCATTCTTCCAGGGCAGCCAACAGTTACTACATTGGAGGGCACTGTGATTTCAAGTGCAGCTGAAGGCAGGGATTGTTGTTGACAGCTGTAACAATGGTTATCTGCTACTGCACTGGAGGCTTTGCACAGAAAATACAGAAAGGGATGGATGGCCTCTGTCTACCAGAGGTAGGAAGCAATTTGCAGGCCTGGTATGAATATATTGGAAGGAGACTGGGAACTTTTTTAGTCAGCTATATCTCTGAAGAATTAAATTGATTGACAATTTATTTTAAGTAGTAAGAGttagttttttatttcaaattcaaacATTCTGCTTGTCTTTCATAGGGAAAACGTTAATGGTCCAAACACTGGCCAAGTGCTTGGATGTACCGTTTGCTATCTGTGACTGTACATGCCTAACACAATCCGGATATGTTGGTGAAGACATTGAATCCGTCATTGCTAAGCTACTACAGGATGCAAACTTCAATGTTGCAAGAGCTCAGCAAggtataattattttttaattttgtcaGTTAAACAATCAAATAAGAGGAATGGACAAAtaccagtgtgtttttttttaaccatggtTACGTTTGTTTAAATGTGTCAATTCTTTTGTATTTTTGCTTATGTTGGCTATGCAATATGAAACATAGATCCTATTCAATAGTTACATAAGTTCCAGCAATTGGACAACCTGGACATCAGTACTGTAGTTCggagacgcaagaaattctgcagatgctggaatctggagcaatacacaaaaagtgctggaggaactcagcaggtcaggcagcatttatggagggaaataaacagtctacgtttcgggccaagatccttcatcaggactggaaaggaagagggcggaagccagaataagaaggtggggggaagggggagcagcacatgcaggcagggagtccatgtgagaggggagaggttgtgggtcggggagggggagaagatgtaataagctaagagatgataggtagaagagtgCTGTACTGTACTTCATTGATTTATGTAGGTCAGCAGTTGGGATTAGGATGAGCTtaaacaatttaaacaaaaaaaattgttacttgtatatttatttttaagataAAATGTAAAGAAAGGGAACAGTGGAAATTAAATGTCATATGAACCTTTACTCTTTCTCACACAAttcctgtaaaataaaaatattgttgcCAAATTGTCCATATTATACAATTTCAAAGTAAATTGATTTTGCTTTACTTCACTTGCTGGATCACAACTAACTTTGCTTCAGCATGCAGAGCACCAGCTATGAATAGTTGCAAACAAAATTTGCAAAATTGGCCTCAAACAATGATTAGGTCTCTTCATATACAGAGTGGGCAGTTAATTTTGACGTGAGTTGTATTCCTTCTGAAGAGATGTGCCAAATCAGTAAAATCATCTATAGTTATGTAAAAGCAGAAGAATAACTAAAGTTAACCTGGGTCTCCTacactgagacaggagaaattatattagggaataagaaaatggcagaaattaaACTacttcttcatggaagaagagacgcaaaacctcctggaaatagtggagaacaacaggTCTAGAATGAATAAAAGAGATTAGAATGTGAACAATTCATCTTAAGGAAATTAGAGGGATTGAAAGGCAATAGCTCCCCAAGACCTGTTAGCATGCATTCTCCGGTTTTCAGGGCAGTATTATGAAGATATTGGATCCACTGATTGTCACATTCCAAATGTCATCAAGTTTTCTAATGGTTCCCACAGACTGCAATGCTAGCAAAgttaaggagggagagaaaatagagatctATAGAGCAGTTAGTTGGAAATgagtagtggggaaaatgctgggatctaGTATTAAGGAAGTGACAACTGggaacttggaaaataataatggaattgggaatcacaaatcactgaaaggtaacatgcaggtgcagcaagaaattaggaaggcaaacaattTGTTGATATTTATTACTAGAGGTTTTGTATATAAGAGTAAAGAGGTCCAACTCCAACTATAGAAGGCCCAAGTgtaactgcatctggaatattgtacaaGCGTACAGGTCCGGTTTCCCTACTGAAAGAAGAATATACTTGTGACAGAGAgattgcagtgaaggttcaccagattaattccggGATAGTGACTTGTGGTACCAGGAGAgacttaaattcaaatgtataaaATTTTAATGGGGTTTGACTGAATAGACATgggaatgatgtttcccctggctggggtgtctagaaccagggtcacagtttcaaaataaggggttatcGATTTGGGACATAAAtgagaaaaatttcttcacccaggggttAGTGAACTTTATCTGTGGAAGTTTTGTctctgagtacattcaagacagatcaatagattttgaaTCAAAGAcatgagggatatggggttaatgtaggagaGTGCTGCCGAGCTAAGAGATCAGCCAGCATGATcccattgaatagcagagcaggcacagGGAGCTGAATATGGCCTATTCCTGAACTCTTTACTCTAGTTATGTTCTTATGGTTGGCTAGCTTAAATAGCATGGGGGTCACCATCAACAACCCAGATGGAACATCTTACTCTTTTAGTGGAGATACCATTAAAAAGTGcatgctgtaatgcagactgtgACATGGGCCATAGTACAACAATGTTTCTTTCAAGCTGTGGCATCCAGTGATACAGACAAGATTAAAtctaaacattcaaaattctaacaggcttgactgggtggatgttgagatgatgtttcccctgattgGGTTGTCTAGAATTTGGGATCAGAGCCTCACAATAAGGGTTGTCTATTCAGAGTGGGACactggtgttttgattatttaCTTATCCATTTTAATTAATTAGGAATTGTGTTTCTGGATGAAGTGGACAAGATTGGAGCAATTCCAGGAATACATCAGCTTCGCGATGTAGGGGGAGAAGGTGTGCAACAAGTGAGTGAGGCAGCAGGGAGGAGATTTtgatgtagacctgttgtggctcAAGTCATAAATGGAGTGAAGGCTATTGAAGCACATTTTAAGCTGCAAGTTTTGCAACATCTTTATCTACAACTTTTTTCCAAACTGAAGTTCATTTTTATTTGGTGTTCTAAATGGGTGCTGTGTTTTGGACCAATGTTCGATAAGTGATCTGCACCAAATTTTGCAAAATTTACCTTTTTGAAAAAATCTCCAGCATATTTTCGCCCAGAATGCTGTATGAAAATGAGACAGACGATTCCCAAGGCATTGCAGGTGGGAATCACGGGGATGTCAGGACCTTAAAGGTGCAATCTCCATGGTAGCTAGATCAGCTGTAGAAAAGTCTGCCATGGAGATGAGTGAACATTTAGGGGAGGGGgtacctcaccatccgggacatgccctcttctcattactaccatcggggaggaggtacaggagcctgaagacccacactcaacatttcaggaacagcttcttcccctccgccatcagatttctgaacagtccttgaacactacctcattattcctcttttgcaccattttattGATTTACttatttggtaacttatagtaatttttatgtcttgcaatgtactgctgccgcaaaacaacaagtttcatgacatatgtcagtgataataaatctgtttcgGATTCCGACCTTTTATTTATCAGCCTTATTTCAGGACTAGTCAAAATGtagaaatattttctctttgtttACCCCATGAAGCGGCTTCATAATAATCCCCAGCTGGTTGGGTCTTTCTTAATGGTAATAATGTCTTTGTTCTGGTATCATCTTTGAAGACCTTTCTTCCTGCTTCTAAATCCTTTTTGTAAAATGGAGATCAAACAGTACACAGTAGTAGTTGAGTACATCTGCCTCAACTGTGCACCAAACCTGGGGGCAGGTGATTGGTattttggtactggtttattattgtcacatgtactggggtacagtggaaaaacttgtcttgcataccgatcgtacaggtcaattcattacacagtgccgttaagGAAGTTTCTGCTTTTAAGAAGATGACCCAAGTTAAGGAGTGCACACATTGTTTTCTCATGTTGTCATGTAGCCTTAAAAGGATTCCTAACATCATTGTGTTTAGTTTGATGATATTGCAAAATGGCAGATAAAGTTTATAGTCTGAAATGTACATCGAACTAGATTGCAATTGTTTATAAAATGGGGACATGTGTCAACggtacttgtatttttttttcagggCTTGTTGAAACTGATAGAGGGAACAATAGTGAATGTTCCAGAACGCAGCTCGCGGAGATATCGTACTGATACCATTCCAGTGGATACCACCAACATTCTCTTTGTAGGCTCAGGAGCTTTTAATGGATTGGACAGAATAATCAGCAGGAGGAAAAACGAAAAAGTCAGTTCTTAACTAACATTCTTTCCAATACCTATGATAATTTGTTCTCTCAATGTTAGTTCTGCTGTAATAGTCTCATAATGTTAATAATACCTGAGACAGTATTGCATAGGTTTATGATTTACAATGTTCCATAATTCAAAAAATTTTGACTCTTCCTCACACCAAGAAGTTAAAAACCTGAGTTCCTGAAATCCATTGCCATACTGGACTTCTCTGTAACTTCTGGAGGATGTTTCTGTATTGGCtggaaatattaattttattaattattcaaaatatatGTAAAGTATAAAAGTGCCCTTGAAGCACTTGTGTTTGGATGTAACTTGAATATCACAGACCACTTTCACTATTTTTCATAATTTGAGAAAGATGTATCCAAACAAGAAGTACTTCAAGGAAGCACAGAGAACAATTCAAGGAGCTAACAATGTTATTGAGTCACTGTGAGAAATGTTGGTATTATGATCTTTCCCGAGATGGGGAAAACCTCAGAATGACAGAATGGTTGCAGCAGAGAAGGTGTCATTCCACCTACCATGTTTGTGCAACCTCGCCACCAGAGCTACTGTCTAGTTTCACCCATGGGCCCTTCCTCTGtggccctgcaatttttttttcccagtataTGTTTATCCAATGCCTCCTCGAAGGCTGCATTGGAACCTGCCTCCATTACCGACAGGCAGTGCCTTCCTAATTCTTATCACATTCTATTGTAAAGGAGAAAGTTTCTTCTCGTATCACACTTAATTCCTCCTCCCTTTTCATTTTAATCCTGACTTCTAGTCTTTGAACCCTCCACCAAAGAGCCTTCCACTATTCACTCTGAATAGACCTCTTATCATTTCGTACACTTCCAGTTCACAAAGTTCTGATTTTACCGAGTTTTAAACAGTCATTTAGATGATTAGACCAATGTAACAATGCATGAAGTACTTTCATCAGTTGGCAAGCGGTCACACCCCTAGTCCTATGCTAATCCTGCTCTTccccatttccccccaccccccacatctcTTTACAATAGTGTGTGGCCCAAAACCTCTTCCCCATATTGTCACCCTCTGTAAACCTACACTCAACACTGCCTGTCAATCATTCCTCCATCAGTACCTTTTAGACTTGGTGACTCTTACCACCCATTACTCCCAGAATCCAGTATGAAATTCCCAGAACTGACACACCCTTTTAACTACAGTCATAAtgaaacttcttttaaaaaaggaataaacGAGCTTTAATTCTTCCCTAATTACTTACCATGAGGTTGATAGCATTTTGAAAAGTTTCCCTTCAACGCTTAGAGTTCAGTATCAAATTTAATGTTAACTTTTCTCGTGATTTCAACTGCAAAACTATCCACTTTTTATTTACATAATAAAGCTCTTAAAAATGtatgctaattgttttttttacactcaGTACCTTGGATTTGGTGCA encodes:
- the LOC127572937 gene encoding ATP-dependent Clp protease ATP-binding subunit clpX-like, mitochondrial yields the protein MVDNYAANRKSSLCDIPILNDGSARHLHRFLDEYIIGQNQAKKVLSVAVYNHYKRLHNNIPPDVAQCSEGYGDGYSSSSRELLHFQGLIPPSAYLSQQPVRQRNFRKNFDSVNDSLHLDKSNIILLGPTGSGKTLMVQTLAKCLDVPFAICDCTCLTQSGYVGEDIESVIAKLLQDANFNVARAQQGIVFLDEVDKIGAIPGIHQLRDVGGEGVQQGLLKLIEGTIVNVPERSSRRYRTDTIPVDTTNILFVGSGAFNGLDRIISRRKNEKYLGFGATFGPGTGCRAVAAAGLANSSGVNTHEEFQERDKLLHHVEARDLIEYGMIPEFVGRFPVVLALHSLNEDMLVQILTEPQNAIITQYKMLFGMDKCHFSISEEALRAIACKAIEWKTGARGLRSIMEQILLEPMYEIPNSNIISVHIDKEVVDGKKNPQYIRASPNVDNNCNDYDWMKRVDTNK